A single genomic interval of Zingiber officinale cultivar Zhangliang chromosome 4A, Zo_v1.1, whole genome shotgun sequence harbors:
- the LOC121973120 gene encoding heavy metal-associated isoprenylated plant protein 7-like isoform X2, whose protein sequence is MAEEGKNEESKKEAGGESGNDGGKKEEADEKPPTPPPPSPPPQPQEEVVMRVYMDCAGCARKVRQSLRGFPGVEEVVADTRTHRVVVKGRKAAEDPLKVVARVQKKSGKKVELLSPLPTPPTPPEKKEEDQKPIGEEKPQVIVAVLRVYMHCEACAQEIKKRILRMKGVRSAEPNLKASEVTVKGVFHPEILAAYVLKRTGKHATVVKQEPEEKSVEDPEKSKAKEPPPPTAAGDDAKDEKKPEGREQVDKKDEDCGCRNEGEQSEKKADGDADTKEKEKKTDPKKEENKEDEIVVVDIGATGTPPPPPSADGEGTGGARKILIKNENYYYYIPKYPAEFYAYPPQIFSDENPNACVVM, encoded by the exons ATGGCAGAG GAGGGGAAGAATGAGGAGTCGAAGAAGGAAGCAGGTGGCGAGAGCGGAAACGATGGGGGCAAGAAAGAGGAGGCGGATGAGAAGCCTCCGACTCCCCCTCCCCCTTCTCCTCCGCCACAACCGCAGGAGGAGGTAGTTATGAGAGTCTACATGGACTGCGCAGGATGCGCCAGGAAGGTGCGGCAGAGCCTTCGGGGCTTTCCAg GTGTGGAGGAGGTGGTGGCTGACACCCGGACGCACCGTGTCGTGGTGAAGGGGAGGAAGGCAGCGGAGGATCCGCTGAAGGTGGTGGCGAGAGTCCAAAAGAAAAGCGGAAAGAAAGTGGAGTTGCTAAGCCCCCTACCTACCCCGCCGACGCCGccggagaagaaggaagaggatcAGAAACCTATTGGAGAGGAAAAG CCGCAAGTGATCGTCGCTGTGCTGAGAGTTTATATGCATTGCGAAGCCTGCgctcaagagatcaagaagaggATTCTAAGGATGAAAG GAGTCCGTTCAGCGGAGCCAAACCTGAAGGCGTCTGAGGTGACGGTGAAGGGCGTGTTCCACCCGGAGATCCTGGCGGCGTACGTCCTCAAGAGAACGGGAAAGCACGCGACCGTGGTGAAGCAGGAGCCGGAGGAGAAGTCGGTAGAGGATCCCGAGAAGTCCAAGGCTAAGGAGCCGCCGCCACCGACTGCAGCTGGGGATGATGCGAAAGACGAGAAGAAGCCTGAAGGCAGAGAACAAGTTGACAAGAAGGACGAGGACTGCGGCTGCCGCAACGAAGGGGAACAGAGCGAGAAGAAAGCCGACGGCGATGCTGACacgaaagagaaggagaagaagaccgACCCAAAAAAGGAGGAAAACAAGGAGGACGAAATAGTCGTCGTCGACATCGGAGCGACGGGGACTCCACCGCCTCCACCATCTGCCGACGGCGAAGGTACCGGCGGCGCAAGGAAGATATTAATTAAGAACGAAAACTACTACTACTACATTCCGAAGTACCCAGCGGAGTTCTACGCGTATCCGCCGCAGATCTTTAGCGATGAGAATCCTAATGCATGCGTTGTCATGTGA
- the LOC121973120 gene encoding heavy metal-associated isoprenylated plant protein 7-like isoform X1, which produces MAEQEGKNEESKKEAGGESGNDGGKKEEADEKPPTPPPPSPPPQPQEEVVMRVYMDCAGCARKVRQSLRGFPGVEEVVADTRTHRVVVKGRKAAEDPLKVVARVQKKSGKKVELLSPLPTPPTPPEKKEEDQKPIGEEKPQVIVAVLRVYMHCEACAQEIKKRILRMKGVRSAEPNLKASEVTVKGVFHPEILAAYVLKRTGKHATVVKQEPEEKSVEDPEKSKAKEPPPPTAAGDDAKDEKKPEGREQVDKKDEDCGCRNEGEQSEKKADGDADTKEKEKKTDPKKEENKEDEIVVVDIGATGTPPPPPSADGEGTGGARKILIKNENYYYYIPKYPAEFYAYPPQIFSDENPNACVVM; this is translated from the exons ATGGCAGAG CAGGAGGGGAAGAATGAGGAGTCGAAGAAGGAAGCAGGTGGCGAGAGCGGAAACGATGGGGGCAAGAAAGAGGAGGCGGATGAGAAGCCTCCGACTCCCCCTCCCCCTTCTCCTCCGCCACAACCGCAGGAGGAGGTAGTTATGAGAGTCTACATGGACTGCGCAGGATGCGCCAGGAAGGTGCGGCAGAGCCTTCGGGGCTTTCCAg GTGTGGAGGAGGTGGTGGCTGACACCCGGACGCACCGTGTCGTGGTGAAGGGGAGGAAGGCAGCGGAGGATCCGCTGAAGGTGGTGGCGAGAGTCCAAAAGAAAAGCGGAAAGAAAGTGGAGTTGCTAAGCCCCCTACCTACCCCGCCGACGCCGccggagaagaaggaagaggatcAGAAACCTATTGGAGAGGAAAAG CCGCAAGTGATCGTCGCTGTGCTGAGAGTTTATATGCATTGCGAAGCCTGCgctcaagagatcaagaagaggATTCTAAGGATGAAAG GAGTCCGTTCAGCGGAGCCAAACCTGAAGGCGTCTGAGGTGACGGTGAAGGGCGTGTTCCACCCGGAGATCCTGGCGGCGTACGTCCTCAAGAGAACGGGAAAGCACGCGACCGTGGTGAAGCAGGAGCCGGAGGAGAAGTCGGTAGAGGATCCCGAGAAGTCCAAGGCTAAGGAGCCGCCGCCACCGACTGCAGCTGGGGATGATGCGAAAGACGAGAAGAAGCCTGAAGGCAGAGAACAAGTTGACAAGAAGGACGAGGACTGCGGCTGCCGCAACGAAGGGGAACAGAGCGAGAAGAAAGCCGACGGCGATGCTGACacgaaagagaaggagaagaagaccgACCCAAAAAAGGAGGAAAACAAGGAGGACGAAATAGTCGTCGTCGACATCGGAGCGACGGGGACTCCACCGCCTCCACCATCTGCCGACGGCGAAGGTACCGGCGGCGCAAGGAAGATATTAATTAAGAACGAAAACTACTACTACTACATTCCGAAGTACCCAGCGGAGTTCTACGCGTATCCGCCGCAGATCTTTAGCGATGAGAATCCTAATGCATGCGTTGTCATGTGA